The genomic stretch TTACAAAAATGCATAAGCATCTTCTAAAAACCAGCCTTTGTCCCAAGCCAATCAAAAAACTCGCCTAAAGGTGAGATTAATGCGCGTTGCTTCCGCTTTTGCACGCTTTGGTACAGAGTGAATCCAATCTCTCTGTGTATAGCCTCTCATCACCAAAAGCGATCCATGCTTAAGCCTAAAAGTATGTTGATCATCATGGCCACTCTTCTTTAATCGCTTGCTCGCAGGTTCATCACTTCCATCTGAAAATCCACACCAAATGATATGTTCAAGAACACTGACGAATTACACATAGTGCAGTGATAACTTAAATCTAGTTACGAAAGGAACCATACCACGAGATTTTTTACACGGCTTCTTCTTCAAAACAAAGTCGCGGTCACATCCGAGAGAAAGAGAAGCAATTTCAGGAGTTGGTCCATAGAGCTTCTCATCATCAGCATGCCAACCAACATAGTCATTACCTCCCTTATACCTATTCAAGAGTAAGCTATTAAAACTACTTCCAGGTAGAGCTTTATGTACCTTCAGAAACAAGTAAAAAGAAATATTCAGAGTTTGCTTGAATAAACCTATCAAGAAAcaccctaaaccctaaatctaATCCAAACTAGTACCAAAGTAGCATCAACAAACAC from Vicia villosa cultivar HV-30 ecotype Madison, WI linkage group LG4, Vvil1.0, whole genome shotgun sequence encodes the following:
- the LOC131599838 gene encoding DNA oxidative demethylase ALKBH2; this encodes MASSSSSSSSSTMSALKLKAVSAANPNDTAKKAETVDLGNGSDVVFIQRLIPSEQSWNWFHYLDKHIPWTRPTIRVFGKSFLQPRDTCYVATSGLTQLSYSGYQPHAYSWDDYPPLKDILDAVHKALPGSSFNSLLLNRYKGGNDYVGWHADDEKLYGPTPEIASLSLGCDRDFVLKKKPCKKSRDGSDEPASKRLKKSGHDDQHTFRLKHGSLLVMRGYTQRDWIHSVPKRAKAEATRINLTFRRVF